The following are encoded together in the Acidobacteriota bacterium genome:
- the rimP gene encoding ribosome maturation factor RimP, with protein sequence MSPLERVREMATRVAGAYGLDIFDVVLKREGGQQVLRVIVDRPGPASKPEESVSIEDCARVAEELSTMLDVEDVIPSGYTFEVSSPGLDRPLRHADDYRRFAGRWAKVVTSQPVERQTAFVGRLKGVEGDNVLFESEGKKLMRLPLQLIKRAHLDLEF encoded by the coding sequence TTGAGCCCGCTCGAACGCGTCCGAGAGATGGCGACCCGGGTGGCCGGGGCCTACGGCCTCGACATTTTCGACGTCGTGTTGAAGCGAGAAGGTGGCCAGCAGGTGCTGCGGGTCATCGTCGATCGGCCGGGGCCTGCGTCCAAGCCGGAAGAAAGCGTGAGCATCGAAGATTGCGCGCGCGTCGCCGAAGAGTTGAGCACGATGCTCGACGTCGAAGACGTGATTCCGAGCGGCTACACCTTCGAGGTGTCGTCGCCGGGACTGGACCGGCCCCTGCGTCACGCCGACGACTACCGGCGGTTTGCCGGGCGGTGGGCCAAGGTCGTGACCTCGCAGCCGGTCGAACGCCAAACCGCGTTCGTCGGCCGGCTGAAAGGTGTCGAGGGCGACAACGTGTTGTTTGAGTCGGAGGGCAAGAAGCTGATGAGGCTGCCGTTGCAGTTGATCAAGCGAGCCCATCTCGACCTTGAGTTTTAA
- the nusA gene encoding transcription termination factor NusA, with protein MTTNPLMQTIEALAKEKNIEPDVVIQAMEEAVVTASRKFYKGGEELKAKFNPDNGQIELFALKTIVDEVTNPDLEISMAEAKGIYGDDAGVEVGDQLEFQKRTDVLGRIAAQTAKQVIFQKVREAEREKVYDEYNQRVGDVMNGLVKRFEQGDIIVEVGRVEAVLPRKEQSRAESYAQGDRVRAVIRGVSKSAKGPQIVLSRTDPALLIKLFEQEVPEIYDGTVMIRGAVREAGDRAKVAVYSRERDVDPVGACVGMKGTRVQAIIRELRGEKIDIVDFSDDPVQFVMNALSPAKVQRVTIVSDVDKVMEVVVEDSQLSLAIGKKGQNVRLAAKLTGWRIDIKSEEEKRKEVEAEFGAIEAASAETDAPVEGEAAAVEGEPATADVVADEPAAGGGTEVPPLGSETK; from the coding sequence ATGACCACCAACCCGTTAATGCAGACGATCGAGGCGCTGGCCAAGGAAAAGAACATCGAGCCGGATGTTGTCATCCAGGCGATGGAAGAAGCCGTGGTGACCGCGTCGCGCAAGTTCTACAAGGGCGGCGAGGAGCTCAAGGCGAAGTTCAACCCCGACAACGGGCAGATTGAACTGTTCGCGCTCAAGACGATCGTCGACGAGGTGACCAACCCCGACCTGGAGATCTCCATGGCCGAGGCCAAGGGCATCTACGGCGACGACGCCGGCGTCGAGGTGGGCGACCAGCTCGAGTTCCAGAAGCGCACCGACGTGCTCGGCCGCATTGCCGCGCAGACCGCCAAGCAGGTGATCTTCCAGAAGGTCCGCGAGGCCGAGCGCGAGAAGGTCTACGACGAGTACAACCAGCGCGTCGGCGACGTGATGAACGGCCTGGTCAAGCGCTTCGAGCAGGGCGACATCATTGTCGAAGTCGGCCGTGTCGAGGCGGTGCTGCCGCGCAAGGAACAGTCGCGCGCCGAAAGCTACGCCCAGGGCGACCGCGTCCGCGCCGTCATCCGCGGCGTCAGCAAGAGCGCCAAGGGCCCGCAGATCGTGCTGTCGCGCACCGACCCGGCCCTGCTGATCAAGTTGTTCGAGCAGGAAGTGCCCGAGATTTACGACGGCACCGTGATGATCCGCGGCGCCGTGCGCGAAGCCGGCGATCGCGCCAAGGTCGCGGTCTACTCGCGCGAGCGCGACGTCGACCCGGTAGGCGCCTGCGTCGGCATGAAGGGCACCCGCGTGCAGGCCATCATCCGCGAGTTGCGCGGCGAGAAGATCGACATCGTCGACTTCTCGGACGACCCGGTGCAGTTCGTGATGAACGCGCTCAGCCCGGCCAAGGTGCAGCGCGTCACCATCGTCAGCGACGTCGACAAGGTGATGGAAGTGGTGGTCGAAGACAGCCAGCTGTCGCTCGCCATCGGCAAGAAGGGCCAGAACGTGCGGTTGGCGGCGAAGCTGACCGGCTGGCGCATCGACATCAAGAGCGAAGAAGAGAAGCGCAAGGAAGTCGAAGCGGAGTTCGGCGCCATCGAGGCCGCCAGCGCCGAAACCGACGCCCCCGTCGAGGGGGAGGCCGCAGCGGTTGAGGGCGAGCCCGCCACCGCCGACGTGGTCGCCGACGAGCCGGCTGCCGGTGGCGGGACTGAAGTCCCGCCTCTAGGATCAGAAACAAAGTAG